A window of Paenibacillus phoenicis genomic DNA:
GAACATTCATAAACGAATCGTTGACGAACTTCCAGATGATCGTCAGCGCCGCATTGTCCGGTCCGCCAACCTGGCTAGCCGTCCAGCCGCCGTACAACAGCTTCGGCTCGTCAAACAACTGCAGGCTTCCGATGATTGAAGTAACAATGAGGAACACGGAGATATTTCTAAGCAGCGGCAGCGTAATGCGGGTGAAGGTATGAAGCGCTGTTGCTCCATCCACCTTCGCTGCCTCGTAGACATCTTGGGAAATGGCCGTCATCCCCGCTAAATAGATTGCGATAAAGTAACCCAAATTCCGCCACACGATCATAATTGCGATGATGATCCGGGACAGCCAGGGGTCCTGTAACCAGTAGATCCCGTCCTTAAGCAAGCCCATCTTTACGAATAAGGCGTTGATGATCCCTGTCTGCCAGTCAAACATAAAGGAGAAAATGAAGCCTATGGCGACAGGCGTAGTAATATAAGGCAGAAAATTCGCCGTTTGAAAAAACATACGCCCGTTGACCATGTTAAAAATGAGATAAGCCAGAAGCATGCCGGATAAGATCAGGGTCGGTAACGACATCAGCATGATGACGACCGTGTTGTAAATCGATTTGTAAAACAACGGATCTTTTGTAAACAGCGTCACATAATTGCTGAATCCGACAAACCGTTTCTCGCTGACACCGTTCCACTCGTGAAAACTGAGGAAAAACGAATATACGACCGGATAAAACTGAAACGCCAAATACAGAAGCACGAACGGAAGCGAAAACAAGTATGGCCACAGCCGAAGTCCAAGCCGCTTCCTCGGCTTGCTGTTGACGACCGTTTGGGCATTCATCATGGTTGGTCCCCCTTTCAGGAATCAGTTGGGGTGAGAAACGAGACGCTCTCACCCCGGCAATCCTCCCGATTAGTTAATCGTTGCCTCAGGGGCCTGATTTTTGACAGCTTCCTTGAATTGCTCCAGAGCGCCGTCCACACCGATGCTCGTATCCTTCATCCACAGCGGGAATAGCGAATTAAACGCCGTCTGCACAATCGAATCGTATTTCGTTTGGGTCGATCCCGTCACTTCTGGCACGATGTCGTCGTAGAACGTCAAGCTCAGGTTTTGATTAAAGAACTGATCCAGCTCGGTTCCTGCCTCAAGCCAATCGCGATGCTCTTCGAAGAAGCTCTTGATCCCTGGCATATTCCCCAGCTTCTTGTAGTTCGTTTCCATCCCTTCGGTGGACAAATAACAGAAGTAAATGTAAGCCCAGGCCGCTTCCTTGTTCTTGCTGTTCTTATAGACACTGACAGAGGTTCCTCCGTACGTGAAGCCGCCTTCAGGCGCGGCCATCAAGCCCCAACGCCCGATGCCGTCCGGATCATTAGCCTGCACATTCCATTTGGGACTCCACGGCGCCATCGGGTAGAAAATATTATCGCCTTTCGCAAACGACGCGTTCCATCCCGGGGTATACCCCTCGTATTTGCCAAGAATTCCGGCGTCCCGCATGGCGAACAGCTTCTCGAACGGCGCCTTCATTCGCTCCGTCAACTCAATCGTGGATCCATTAATGTATGGCTGTTCGGTCTGCCCTTTCAACACGCGGTAGGCGTCGTCGAAACTGGCGATCATCGTAACCGCACCGCCGCTTTTTTGTTTGACTTCGATCCCTTTTTGGATGAAGGCATTCCAATCCGGCAACAGCTTGGACAATTCGTCTGGATCGTCGGTGCCCAGGTATTCCTTGGCCAGGTCTCTCCGGTACCCGAGTCCAGCCGGTGTAATCGATTGATCGACGCCAACCAGCTCGCCTTTGGTGTTCGAGAGAAGCGGCGGCAAATAATCCAGCAGCTGGTCCTTGGAGAAGTGATAAGGAGCTTGCTCCAGATTGTCGAGCACATCGAGATCAAACAACTGCCCGCGGAAGTTCATTTCGCCCAATATGACATCAGGCACCTCAGAGCCGGATGCAATCCCGCTTTGCAGCTTTTGCATATAATCGTTATTGTTGACGACGGTGTATTTCACTTTGATATTCGGGAAGACTTTGTTGAATTCCGGCACCATCGTGGTCAGGAAGGCTTCATCCCAATCCCATACGACGATTTCTCCTTCAATGTTTGTGGGAATCCCGCCGAGTGAAGGAGCTTCCCCTTCGGCGTTGGACGAAGTCCCACCCGAATTCGACGGTGGCTCACTTGTGTTCCGATTGGCGGCAGAATCATTCTTCGCGCAACCAGCCAATACCGCCGCGATCATCATCGCCAACACCAAGAGCGTCACCCAACTCTTTTTCAGACGCTTGTTCTTCATATTTAACCCCTCCCACAGTCTGTTTGTATCCGCTTACACCGTGATCTTATCATCGCTAGCGATGGGGTTAAAATCTCACAACCCGGTTATTTTACGCATAAATCGGCTGTCTTCCGCGGTGGAGTCCCCGTCCTCGATGGTGAAAGGGAGGCGAATCCTTACTTCCGTTCCTTCGCCCGGAAAGCTCTTGATCTCGAGGCCTGCCTGCACACCATAGTGAAAATTCAGGCGTTCGCGAATATTTGTAAGTCCGATTCCCGTGGAGGCATTCTGGATTGGCAGTACCGTTTGGGATGTGCTGATACCGATGCCGTTGTCGAGGACGGACACCTCGATAAACCGATCCGATCTCCGTGCAGAGATCCCGATCCAACCTTGCCGTTCGGAGGGGAATATCCCATGATAAAGCGCGTTTTCAATAAGCGGCTGCAGCATCATCCTTAGGACCATGCAGGGCAAAAGCTCTTCCTGAATGTCCCATTCGATTCGAAAACGTCCGGGATAACGGCAGTCCTGGATGGCAGCGTATTTATTCACCAGTTCTATTTCATCCTCCAGGGTCGTAAACCAGGCATCATCGCCGATTTTGATCGTGTTTTGCAAGAGATGGATCAACGAGGCGGTCATGTCGGCCACCTCCTTCGTCCGCCCTGCATGTGCTAAATAAATTACGGTATTTAACGTGTTATAAATAAAATGAGGGTTCATCTGCGACAACAAGAGCTGGATCTGCATGTTGCGTTTTTCCTTCTGTTCTTGCACGAGCGATTCGATCAGCGATTTCAAATCCTTCATCATCCGGTTAAATCCAAGCCCCAGCAGCTCCATTTCGTCTCCGCTTCGGATCTGCAATTCGATATTCAAATCGCCTGCGGACACTCGTTTCATCGCTCGGACCAGCTTCGAGATCGGCCGGGTCAGTTGCACGAGCAGAGGAAGCAGGATCATCATCACCACGATGAGGCTTACGGCCACAATCAGCGTGTAATAGAGCAACAGCTTGTTAACCCGCTCGTACAAGCGTGATTTGGAGATCACCGCAACTTGTCTCCAGTCCTCCTCCACGGAATCATCAACAATTTCGATATATTTTCCCCCTTCCGAATCGGTATCGGTCCAACGAGTCTCTCCGGGGTTGCTGTCGAACAATGGAACGCCGTCCTGATTTAGTAGAAGCAGACGTTCGAAATCCTTATTGCTCTGTTCAAATAAGCTCGCCAGATCTTTTTGATTGAAATCCAGCACGAGGTAATACCGCTCGTCGCCATCGTCCTTAAAGTTCCTGTAATTTACGACATAACTGATCACCTGTTGCCGACGGTTGAGAAAAATAAAATCATGCGGATCCGAAAAACGCGATTCGCTGCGTCCCATCCGGTAATCGGCAAACCAAGCCTGATTCAGATAGTCTTTGTAGTAGCTGTCATACCCTTGGTAATTGGAAAACACCTCGCCGTCCGGCCGGATAATCATCACGTTTAACAAGCTAGAGTTCATGACGGGAAACAGCTTCAGCTTCTCTCTAACCTTATTTTTCTTGAAGTAGCTCTGCTCGTACGTATCGTTTGGATCTTTGACCATCAACGCATTCACCTCGGAATCGCTGATGATATATTCCGCGGTTTCACGTAATTGCTCCTGCATACGATTGATGAAAGAAGATGTCTGTTCCAGTTTCGTCGTATTGTCTCGGACGGCTTGTTCCCGCATGATATCCTTGACATACGAATAAGTGACCCAACTGCTGGCCAATAGTGACGAGGATAGGATCAGAGCGCATACGGCAATAATTTTGGTGCGGATCCGAGCACGCATTTTAAATCCGGATAAGTTACTCATCGTGATATTGCTTCCTTTCCGAATACTCCAGAGGATGCTGTCCGGTCACACGTTGAAACACTTTACTGAAATAATGGCTATTGCGGTAACCCACTTTTTCCGCCACCTCATACAACTTGTATTGCCCTGTCGCCAAGTAACGCTTGGCTTTCTCCATGCGAACCTCCGTTAAATAGTCCAGGATCGTACGGCCGGTTTCGTTTTTGAAGCAATGCCG
This region includes:
- a CDS encoding carbohydrate ABC transporter permease, coding for MMNAQTVVNSKPRKRLGLRLWPYLFSLPFVLLYLAFQFYPVVYSFFLSFHEWNGVSEKRFVGFSNYVTLFTKDPLFYKSIYNTVVIMLMSLPTLILSGMLLAYLIFNMVNGRMFFQTANFLPYITTPVAIGFIFSFMFDWQTGIINALFVKMGLLKDGIYWLQDPWLSRIIIAIMIVWRNLGYFIAIYLAGMTAISQDVYEAAKVDGATALHTFTRITLPLLRNISVFLIVTSIIGSLQLFDEPKLLYGGWTASQVGGPDNAALTIIWKFVNDSFMNVRFGYGATIAYALFMLIVVFSIASYKLSMGKGDQE
- a CDS encoding ABC transporter substrate-binding protein; translation: MKNKRLKKSWVTLLVLAMMIAAVLAGCAKNDSAANRNTSEPPSNSGGTSSNAEGEAPSLGGIPTNIEGEIVVWDWDEAFLTTMVPEFNKVFPNIKVKYTVVNNNDYMQKLQSGIASGSEVPDVILGEMNFRGQLFDLDVLDNLEQAPYHFSKDQLLDYLPPLLSNTKGELVGVDQSITPAGLGYRRDLAKEYLGTDDPDELSKLLPDWNAFIQKGIEVKQKSGGAVTMIASFDDAYRVLKGQTEQPYINGSTIELTERMKAPFEKLFAMRDAGILGKYEGYTPGWNASFAKGDNIFYPMAPWSPKWNVQANDPDGIGRWGLMAAPEGGFTYGGTSVSVYKNSKNKEAAWAYIYFCYLSTEGMETNYKKLGNMPGIKSFFEEHRDWLEAGTELDQFFNQNLSLTFYDDIVPEVTGSTQTKYDSIVQTAFNSLFPLWMKDTSIGVDGALEQFKEAVKNQAPEATIN
- a CDS encoding sensor histidine kinase, with the translated sequence MSNLSGFKMRARIRTKIIAVCALILSSSLLASSWVTYSYVKDIMREQAVRDNTTKLEQTSSFINRMQEQLRETAEYIISDSEVNALMVKDPNDTYEQSYFKKNKVREKLKLFPVMNSSLLNVMIIRPDGEVFSNYQGYDSYYKDYLNQAWFADYRMGRSESRFSDPHDFIFLNRRQQVISYVVNYRNFKDDGDERYYLVLDFNQKDLASLFEQSNKDFERLLLLNQDGVPLFDSNPGETRWTDTDSEGGKYIEIVDDSVEEDWRQVAVISKSRLYERVNKLLLYYTLIVAVSLIVVMMILLPLLVQLTRPISKLVRAMKRVSAGDLNIELQIRSGDEMELLGLGFNRMMKDLKSLIESLVQEQKEKRNMQIQLLLSQMNPHFIYNTLNTVIYLAHAGRTKEVADMTASLIHLLQNTIKIGDDAWFTTLEDEIELVNKYAAIQDCRYPGRFRIEWDIQEELLPCMVLRMMLQPLIENALYHGIFPSERQGWIGISARRSDRFIEVSVLDNGIGISTSQTVLPIQNASTGIGLTNIRERLNFHYGVQAGLEIKSFPGEGTEVRIRLPFTIEDGDSTAEDSRFMRKITGL